A single Cyclopterus lumpus isolate fCycLum1 chromosome 1, fCycLum1.pri, whole genome shotgun sequence DNA region contains:
- the LOC117727319 gene encoding high-affinity choline transporter 1-like translates to MAVNIPGVIAVVVFYVLILGTGLWAARKSRKAERNSHGNRTEVVLLGDRNINLLVGIFTMTATWVGGGFILGVAEAVYSPKMGLVWALMPIHYMVSFIIGGLFFAKPMRNKKYVTMMDPFQIKYGNVLSGALVLPSILVDVLWVSSTLLGLGATMTVILDMPYAYCVWISSAVAIIYTLLGGLYSVAYTDVIQLCLVFLSLWLCVPFLLLNPISTNIAHTAFNHTFQKPWVGTLEQDKVWKWIDDFLMLGLGSLSFQCFHQRTLSASSSRTAQLTCYAAAFFIAILGIPPALVGAVGASTDWNLTLYGSPSPYVRGEPSLILPLTLQYLTPSFISMIAIGGVAAAVMSSTDSALLSATSVFSSNIYKNILRKQASDNEIQWVIRVTVVVVGLVGTCITFYTNSPLVLWLLGADVSYTLIFPHLVTVLFFKVTNGYGAMVGYIIGLTVRILLGENLIGLPVVLHLPGCTLEEGVYVQKSPVRTVSMLCTLATILVFSSLTFFMFNHGLLPERWDIFKVKRNVAMCPVDPITQNLKEKKEQEAESDAECDENRHGVVLQPIM, encoded by the exons ATGGCTGTGAACATCCCTGGTGTAATTGCAGTGGTGGTGTTCTATGTCCTTATTCTGGGGACAGGGCTTTGGGCCGCCCGAAAGTCCAGAAAGGCTGAGAGGAACAGCCATGGAAATAGGACTGAAGTGGTGCTCCTTGGAGACAGAAATATCAACTTGCTGGTCGGGATTTTCACCATGACTG CTACATGGGTTGGAGGTGGTTTCATCCTGGGTGTGGCAGAGGCGGTGTACTCTCCGAAAATGGGCTTAGTATGGGCTCTTATGCCTATACACTACATGGTGTCCTTCATAATAG GTGGTCTTTTCTTTGCCAAGCCAATGAGGAATAAGAAGTATGTCACCATGATGGATCCATTCCAGATAAAGTATGGCAATGTACTCAGTGGGGCTCTGGTGCTGCCTTCTATACTGGTAGATGTGCTGTGGGTCTCCTCCACTCTGCTTGGCTTAG GAGCAACTATGACTGTGATACTGGACATGCCCTATGCCTATTGTGTTTGGATCTCATCAGCTGTTGCCATCATCTACACTTTATTAGGAGGCCTTTATTCAGTGGCCTACACTGATGTTATCCAGCTTTGTCTAGTTTTCCTCAGTTTG TGGTTGTGTGTCCCCTTCCTGCTGCTCAACCCCATATCTACAAACATTGCCCACACTGCTTTTAACCACACATTCCAAAAACCCTGGGTCGGCACTCTGGAGCAGGACAAAGTCTGGAAGTGGATTGATGACTTCTTAATGCTT GGTCTTGGTAGTCTTTCATTTCAGTGCTTCCACCAGAGGACGCTGTCTGCATCCTCATCACGAACAGCCCAGTTAACCTGCTATGCTGCTGCTTTTTTCATCGCCATACTGGGAATCCCCCCTGCCTTGGTCGGGGCTGTCGGCGCCTCCACAG ACTGGAACCTGACGCTGTACGGTTCTCCATCTCCATATGTACGTGGTGAACCTAGTTTGATCCTGCCCTTGACCCTTCAATACCTCACTCCATCTTTCATCTCAATGATTGCAATTGGAGGCGTGGCCGCTGCTGTCATGTCATCCACAGACTCAGCCCTTTTGTCTGCaacttctgttttttcttccaacATTTACAAGAACATCCTGCGTAAACAG GCATCAGACAATGAAATACAATGGGTGATTCGGGtcacggtggtggtggtgggtctGGTTGGGACATGCATAACGTTCTACACCAACAGCCCCCTGGTCCTGTGGCTTCTCGGAGCAGACGTCTCCTACACTCTTATATTCCCCCATCTGGTCACTGTGCTCTTCTTTAAAGTGACAAATGGTTACGGTGCCATGGTGGGTTACATCATCGGGCTGACTGTAAGAATTTTGTTGGGGGAGAACCTTATAGGTCTTCCTGTTGTTCTTCACCTTCCCGGTTGCACTTTGGAAGAGGGCGTCTACGTCCAAAAGTCCCCGGTCAGGACCGTCTCCATGCTCTGCACTTTGGCCACCATCTTAGTTTTTTCTTCGCTGACTTTCTTCATGTTCAATCATGGCCTGTTACCTGAGAGGTGGGacattttcaaagtaaaacgtAATGTTGCTATGTGTCCCGTGGATCCCATCACACAGaatctaaaagaaaagaaagaacaagaagCTGAAAGTGATGCTGAGTGTGACGAGAACAGACATGGAGTTGTTTTACAGCCAATCATGTAA
- the LOC117733679 gene encoding multidrug and toxin extrusion protein 1-like has product MDVSSKTPSEYPEAVNAALKAEDAARSARGPGDGGGSCLKKARGFIPSKYRYELLQLVKLAGPVVISQLMVFMISFVSTVFCGHLGKTELAGVALSIAVVNVTGISIGTGLSLTCDTLISQTYGSGNLKRVGVILQRGILILLLACFPCWAVLINTEPLLLAVRQSPEVASLAQLYVKIFMPALPAAFMYQLQGRYLQNQGIIWPQVVTGAIANILNAIINYFFIYSLELGVAGSAAANAISQYLLAVILFVYICCRGLHKATWGGWSLECLQEWGPFVQLAIPSMLMLCLEWWLFEIGGFLAGVISEVELGAQSIVYELTVIAYMFPLGLSAAASVRVGNALGAGNIEQAKLSSKIPIICALIIAGIIGAIFVMARHVIGYIFTFEPDILQRVADVLIVFFFMHIFDAVAGVAGGVLRGAGKQTIGALVNLVGHYFIGLPVGVSLMFAANMGIVGLWIGLIAAVLTQSTFYVTFVCKLDWKKAAEEALVRAGVQIQDKNEMVVMGNTDLLQHPATASSAEEVNTYQEVQDISTTTTVGNILSIPQLVLRRGLALLLMVVILAAGTLANHFLTQLLK; this is encoded by the exons ATGGACGTTTCTAGTAAAACACCAAGTGAATATCCCGAGGCAGTGAATGCCGCTCTGAAAGCAGAGGATGCGGCTCGCTCTGCCCGGGGCCCCGGTGATGGCGGAGGCTCCTGTCTGAAGAAGGCGCGCGGCTTCATTCCGTCCAAATACCGATACGAGCTGCTTCAACTGGTCAAGCTGGCGGGACCAGTG GTCATTTCCCAGTTGATGGTCTTCATGATCAGTTTCGTCAGCACTGTGTTCTGTGGTCACCTGGGGAAAACTGAACTAGCAGGTGTAGCATTATCGATAGCG GTGGTTAATGTCACTGGTATTTCCATTGGAACTGGTTTATCGTTAACTTGTGATACCCTCATATCTCAG ACGTATGGGAGCGGTAACTTGAAGCGTGTGGGTGTGATTCTCCAGAGAGGGATTCTGATTCTGCTGCTGGCCTGTTTCCCCTGCTGGGCTGTCCTCATCAACACTGAGCCTCTCCTACTCGCCGTCAGACAGAGTCCAGAGGTTGCCAG TCTCGCCCAGCTGTATGTGAAGATCTTCATGCCTGCCCTGCCG GCTGCTTTTATGTACCAGCTGCAAGGGAGGTATCTTCAAAATCAG GGAATTATATGGCCTCAGGTTGTGACTGGAGCAATTGCAAATATCCTCAATGCAATCATCAACTACTTTTTCATCTACAGTCTGGAGTTGGGTGTTGC GGGATCTGCTGCAGCCAATGCTATTTCCCAGTATTTGCTGGCTGTGATCTTATTTGTTTACATCTGCTGCAGGGGTCTGCATAAGGCCACATGGGGAg GTTGGTCACTGGAATGTCTGCAAGAGTGGGGACCCTTCGTCCAGCTGGCCATCCCCAGTATGCTCATGCTTTGTCTGGAGTGGTGGTTGTTTGAAATAGGAGGATTCCTGGCCGGAGTGATTAGTGAGGTTGAGCTGGGAGCTCAGTCCATAGTGTATGAGCTGACTGTTATTGCTTACATG TTCCCATTAGGACTCTCTGCTGCTGCCAGTGTACGTGTTGGGAATGCTCTTGGTGCAGGAAACATAGAGCAGGCCAAGTTGTCTAGCAAAATCCCCATCATTTGTGCAC TCATAATTGCTGGTATTATTGGAGCCATCTTCGTCATGGCCAGACATGTCATTGGATACATCTTCACATTTGAGCC AGACATTTTACAGAGAGTTGCTGATGTCTTGATCGTATTTTTCTTCATGCACATCTTTGATGCTGTCGCG GGTGTGGCTGGAGGTGTTCTCAGAGGAGCAGGGAAACAAACGATTGGTGCTCTGGTTAACCTGGTGGGTCACTACTTCATTGGCCTCCCTGTTGGTGTGTCCCTAATGTTTGCAGCAAACATGGGCATTGTTG GACTCTGGATAGGGCTCATCGCTGCTGTGTTGACGCAGTCCACTTTCTACGTCACATTTGTGTGCAAACTCGATTGGAAGAAGGCAGCTGAAGAG GCTCTTGTGAGAGCAGGAGTCCAGATCCAAGACAAAAATGAGATGGTCGTGATGGGAAACACAG ACTTGCTTCAGCACCCGGCTACTGCATCCAGTGCTGAGGAGGTCAACACGTATCAGGAGGTGCAAGATATATCCACCACCACTACTGTGGGAAATATTCTGTCAATACCACAGCTGGTTTTACGACGTGGCCTCGCATTGTTGCTGATGGTCGTTATTCTTGCCGCTGGAACCTTGGCTAACCACTTCCTCACCCAGCTACTGAAATGA